Proteins encoded in a region of the Zea mays cultivar B73 chromosome 2, Zm-B73-REFERENCE-NAM-5.0, whole genome shotgun sequence genome:
- the LOC100272284 gene encoding uncharacterized protein LOC100272284 produces the protein MLMPSDHPEPPALAPLDLEAHPAPPPAKGGGGKMQRLLRSAFKRGEETDQLSRSASESSSSAGSIGRTPSGRRAGRRGGDVDGDRSSRESFEAQGSKNGKLLSALRDAKIGHAYEPFPWEKKMRELLPVPEASSFLSLLLLPKATDGSNTRYNALEDTLARADAWLLSSQASGVPVVFMNVQTEALLTKISGETAVSTVNMASLSDLAGMANASLYGFEDYHGVDIGVVRAVRLWYTAAAGEAALELRLCPGDTRLGFAISRTEEGFIYVSSVAEEGTPGVASARSGLLELHRAARGASKLLVVSRVGGEKVLPWMVSTAGNVKCFDTVSLSQKLSLHRHALRPITLHFLMWDRDLAAALAKDADVEKPPPVVLLPSVAAADELDGDSSGGPGLDGKDSRDSSFRFQNIDLPDSWL, from the exons ATGCTCATGCCGAGCGACCATCCGGAGCCGCCGGCCCTGGCGCCGTTGGATCTCGAAGCCCACCCGGCGCCGCCCCCGGCCAAGGGTGGCGGGGGCAAGATGCAAAGGCTGCTCAGGTCGGCCTTCAAGCGCGGGGAGGAGACGGACCAGCTGAGCCGGTCGGCTTCCGAGTCGTCGTCTTCGGCGGGGAGCATCGGCCGCACGCCGTCTGGAAGGCGGGCCGGCCGGCGCGGCGGCGACGTCGACGGCGACCGCTCCAGTCGCGAGAGTTTCGAGGCCCAAG GTTCTAAGAACGGCAAGCTGCTCTCTGCGCTGCGCGACGCCAAGATCGGCCACGCGTACGAGCCGTTCCCGTGGGAGAAGAAGATGAGGGAGCTGCTGCCGGTGCCGGAGGCGAGCAGCTTCCtctcgctgctgctgctgcccaaGGCGACGGACGGGTCCAACACGCGGTACAACGCGCTGGAGGACACCCTGGCGCGCGCGGACGCGTGGCTGCTGTCGTCGCAGGCCTCGGGCGTGCCCGTGGTGTTCATGAACGTGCAGACGGAGGCGCTGCTGACCAAGATCTCCGGCGAGACGGCGGTGTCGACCGTGAACATGGCGTCGCTGTCGGACCTGGCCGGCATGGCGAACGCGAGCCTGTACGGCTTCGAGGACTACCACGGCGTGGACATCGGCGTGGTGCGGGCCGTGCGGCTGTGGTACACGGCGGCGGCGGGCGAGGCGGCGCTGGAGCTGCGGCTGTGCCCGGGAGACACGCGGCTGGGGTTCGCCATCAGCCGCACCGAGGAAGGGTTCATCTACGTCTCGTCGGTGGCGGAGGAGGGCACGCCGGGCGTGGCGTCGGCGCGGTCGGGCCTGCTGGAGCTGCACCGCGCGGCGCGCGGGGCGTCCAAGCTGCTGGTCGTGTCCCGCGTCGGCGGCGAGAAGGTGCTGCCCTGGATGGTGTCCACCGCCGGGAACGTCAAGTGCTTCGACACCGTGTCGCTGAGCCAGAAGCTGTCGCTGCACCGCCACGCGCTCCGCCCCATCACGCTGCATTTCCTCATGTGGGACCGCGACCTGGCCGCGGCGCTGGCTAAGGATGCCGACGTCGAGAAGCCGCCACCTGTGGTCCTGCTTCCATCCGTGGCGGCGGCGGACGAGCTCGACGGCGACAGCAGCGGCGGGCCGGGGCTCGATGGCAAGGACTCGAGGGACTCGTCGTTCAGGTTCCAGAACATCGACCTCCCGGACAGCTGGTTGTGA
- the LOC100279374 gene encoding mediator of RNA polymerase II transcription subunit 14: MAGELGQQTVELGAVVRRAAEESYLALRELVEKSQAEAEGKGIGAGANGSWQRSDTEKKIDLLKFITRTRQRMLRLHVLAKWCQQVPLVHYCQQLGSTLHSHETCFTQTADSLFYMHECLQQARAPMFDVPSAIEVMLTGGYQRLPRCIEEIGSQHKLSPDEEKRALRKLDASVRYRVLVTPRPKEVSNVSVTDGIAVFRVDGEFKILLTLGYRGNVDLWRILHMELLVGEKKGPIKLDESRRFALGDDIERRMAASENPFAVLYAILHEFCISLAMDTIIKQANVLRQGRWKDAIRSELISDSATVQTGNTPLMQLVQDAEFDSSGFKIPGLKVNYWLDEKSTSTAEPDSSPFIKIEAGLDMQIKCQHSSFILDPFTDKEASLSLDLSCIDVEQLILRAVSCNRHTRLLNIQRQLCKNVQIFQSPKDVVLTRDVAAAKDPMMNAEKGFSDCFGNEVLQVRACGQAYVSLGINIRSGRFLLQSPENILPRAALMDCEEALNKGSTSATEVFSSLRTRSILHLLAATGSFFGLKVYQQSQGTLKIPKTLLHGSDLMVMGFPHCANAYYLLMQLDKDFRPVFHLLETQCDANGNTNASGDVKEAIRYNKINIGQMQILKNEMNENPFDVKLQALQSLVDSADMMESDLPVQNAIEPLPLLPACSPSFSSIVDEVFEYERGSTAAQNRCLPVDIQGINARVVSPMHDGCLSYTQANNNMNVHPNVSLNSYFPSNFRHLQGANKSLQLVPSSNDNSNQIPAQSSHSGNLGNATPGHLIGSSTTTGGLGKLITAGSDGASRKHYLSDFLSSIPSLRGLQPSEPRKRRKKTESVQSLLPLQAHSSNLQSRGSLTYGDVLAERNNCVPATIYASVLLHVIRHCSLCIKHAQLTAQMDSLAIPYVEEVGLRRPSSNLWLRLPFAQDDSWNHICLRLGKAGSMSWDVRINDPHFRELWELNGGSTKTQWGVGIRIANSSEMDSHISFDSSGVVLTYNTVEADSVQKLVSDLRRLSNARSFALGMRRLIGVKFQDKLDDNQLTMEVKSQSVNKGNSDAADKLSEQMRKTFRIEAVGLMSLWFSYGTMPMVHIVVEWEIAKAGCTMHVSPDQLWPHTKFLEDFVNGGEVASFLDCIRLTAGPLLALGGAIRPARMPVAVSSGYSSMPKQPNIPTQGPLVNGSSSTIHHAPGPSNAASAHLGSHNLHAAAMLSAVGRGGPGLVPSSLLPFDVSVVLRGPYWIRIIYRKKFSVDMRCFAGDQVWLQPATPPKGGPSVGGSLPCPQFRPFIMEHVAQGLNALEPNFMNATQASGHLNNNAGVPQTAPSANRLNATPGVSMVRPTSGVANHVAASLSRAGNAMLASSALASGISGTSVRLTAGAGLPVHMKGELNTAFIGLGDDGGYGGGWVPLAALKKVLRGILKYLGVLWLFAQLPELLKEILGSILKDNEGALLNLDQEQPALRFYVGGYVFAVSVHRVQLLLQVLSVKRFHHQQQQQQAQSNAQEELAAVEINEICDYFSRRVASEPYDASRVASFITLLTLPILVLREFLKLITWKKGLSPVHGDIATAQRARIELCLENHSGSASSDNTENSSLAKSNIHHDRAHSSVEFALTFVLDHALIPHMNVAGGAAWLPYCVSVKLRYSFGDNNHIAFLAMNGSHGGRACWLQFEEWERCKQKVSRAVETVNGSGVAGEVGQGRLRMVAEMIQKQLQLCLQQLRDDPLSAGSTAS, translated from the exons ATGGCAGGGGAGCTGGGGCAGCAGACGGTGGAGCTGGGCGCGGTGGTGCGGCGTGCGGCGGAGGAGTCTTATCTCGCTCTGCGGGAGCTCGTGGAGAAGTCGCAGGCGGAGGCCGAGGGGAAGGGCATCGGCGCCGGAGCCAATGGCAGCTGGCAGCGGTCCGACACCGAGAAGAAGATTGACTTGCTCAAGTTCATCACACGCACACGCCAGCGCATGCTTCGTCTCCACGTCCTTGCCAAGTGGTGTCAGCAG GTTCCTTTGGTCCATTATTGTCAACAGCTCGGATCAACTCTCCACAGCCATGAAACATGCTTCACCCAAACAGCTGACTCGCTGTTTTATATGCACGAGTGCTTGCAGCAGGCTCGGGCTCCTATGTTCGATGTTCCTTCTGCTATTGAAGTCATGCTTACAGGGGGTTATCAGAGGCTTCCAAGATGCATAGAAGAGATAGGAAGTCAACATAAACTTTCCCCAGATGAAGAAAAGCGCGCTCTGCGAAAATTAGATGCTAGCGTGCGGTACAGAGTACTTGTGACACCAAGACCTAAAGAAGTATCTAATGTTTCAGTAACTGATGGGATAGCTGTTTTCCGTGTGGATGGAGAATTTAAAATTCTTCTTACATTAGGTTACCGTGGTAATGTAGACTTATGGAGGATATTGCATATGGAGTTACTGGTTGGTGAGAAGAAGGGTCCTATTAAACTGGATGAAAGTAGGAGATTTGCTCTTGGTGATGATATAGAAAGAAGAATGGCAGCTTCTGAGAATCCCTTTGCAGTGCTATATGCTATACTTCATGAATTCTGCATCTCTCTTGCTATGGACACTATTATTAAGCAAGCTAATGTTCTTCGACAGGGAAGGTGGAAAGATGCCATAAGATCTGAACTCATCTCTGACAGTGCCACTGTACAAACGGGAAATACTCCTCTAATGCAGCTTGTTCAAGATGCGGAGTTCGATTCAAGTGGTTTTAAGATACCTGGCCTGAAAGTTAATTACTGGCTAGATGAGAAAAGCACTAGCACAGCAGAACCTGATTCATCTCCATTTATTAAAATTGAGGCAGGGCTGGACATGCAGATAAAGTGTCAGCATAGTTCATTTATACTTGATCCATTTACAGATAAAGAGGCGAGCCTTTCTCTTGATCTAAGTTGCATTGATGTTGAGCAACTTATTTTGAGAGCAGTTTCTTGCAATAGGCACACACGCCTTCTTAATATTCAGAGACAACTGTGCAAAAATGTCCAAATTTTTCAGTCCCCAAAAGATGTTGTCTTGACACGAGATGTTGCAGCAGCGAAGGACCCAATGATG aATGCGGAGAAGGGTTTCTCAGATTGTTTTGGGAATGAAGTGCTTCAAGTAAGGGCATGTGGTCAGGCATATGTTAGTCTTGGAATAAATATCAG GAGTGGCCGCTTTCTCCTCCAATCACCAGAAAATATATTACCCCGTGCTGCACTTATGGACTGTGAGGAAGCTCTAAACAAAGGGAGTACATCAGCTACCGAGGTTTTTTCAAGCCTTAGGACCAGGAGCATTCTCCACCTACTTGCTGCAACTGGAAGTTTTTTTGGCCTTAAG GTTTACCAGCAGTCTCAGGGCACTCTGAAGATTCCCAAGACCTTATTACATGGCTCAGATTTGATGGTCATGGGGTTTCCACATTGTGCAAATGCCTATTATCTGTTGATGCAACTTGATAAGGACTTCAGGCCTGTTTTTCATTTGCTTGAGACACAGTGTGATGCAAATGGTAATACTAATGCAAGTGGAGATGTGAAAGAAGCTATTAGATATAACAAAATCAATATAGGACAGATGCAAATACTTAAAAATGAGATGAATGAGAACCCTTTTGATGTGAAGCTGCAGGCCCTACAAAGTTTAGTGGACTCTGCTGACATGATGGAGAGTGATCTTCCTGTCCAAAATGCAATTGAACCTCTTCCACTACTTCCTGCTTGTTCACCATCATTTTCATCTATTGTTGATGAGGTTTTCGAATATGAACGTGGTTCTACTGCTGCGCAGAATCGTTGTCTTCCAGTTGATATTCAAGGAATAAATGCTAGGGTTGTCTCACCAATGCATGATGGATGCTTATCTTATACCCAAGCTAATAATAACATGAATGTTCATCCTAATGTCAGTTTGAATAGCTATTTCCCAAGTAACTTTAGACATTTACAAG GTGCAAATAAATCACTTCAGCTTGTGCCTTCAAGCAACGATAACAGCAATCAAATCCCTGCTCAAAGCTCACATTCAGGGAATCTTGGGAATGCTACGCCTGGCCATTTGATTGGATCTTCAACTACAACCGGAG GATTAGGGAAGCTCATCACTGCTGGTTCTGATGGTGCATCTAGGAAACACTATCTTTCAGATTTCTTATCAAGTATCCCTTCATTACGAGGACTGCAACCTAGTGAGCCAAGAAAGCGGAGAAAAAAAACAGAATCAGTGCAGAGTCTCCTGCCTTTGCAGGCACACTCTTCTAATTTGCAATCAAGAGGCAGTCTCACCTATGGAGATGTTCTTGCTGAAAGAAATAATTGTGTTCCGGCAACTATATATGCTTCTGTGCTACTACATGTCATAAGACACTGTTCATTATGCATCAAACATGCCCAACTCACTGCTCAGATGGATTCCCTTGCGATTCCatatgttgaagaagttggtctGCGGAGACCATCGTCTAATCTTTGGTTGAGATTACCTTTTGCACAGGATGATTCTTGGAACCATATATGCTTGCGCCTTGGTAAGGCTGGAAGCATGTCTTGGGATGTTAGGATAAATGATCCACATTTCAGGGAACTTTGGGAACTTAATGGAGGAAGCACCAAAACACAATGGGGTGTTGGCATTCGCATTGCGAATAGCTCAGAAATGGATTCACATATCTCATTTGATTCCAGTGGTGTTGTTTTAACTTACAACACTGTTGAGGCAGATAGTGTCCAGAAGCTTGTGTCAGATTTACGCCGACTTTCAAATGCTCGTTCTTTTGCTCTTGGAATGAGGAGACTGATTGGTGTGAAATTTCAAGACAAGCTAGATGACAACCAGTTAACCATGGAGGTGAAATCACAATCTGTTAATAAAGGTAACAGTGATGCTGCTGACAAGCTATCTGAGCAAATGAGAAAGACATTCAGGATTGAAGCTGTCGGTCTAATGAGCTTATGGTTTAGCTACGGCACCATGCCTATGGTACACATAGTTGTTGAATGGGAGATTGCTAAGGCTGGTTGCACAATGCACGTTTCTCCAGATCAGCTTTGGCCACACACAAAG TTTCTGGAGGATTTCGTGAATGGTGGAGAGGTAGCATCCTTCTTGGATTGCATTCGGCTTACAGCAGGACCATTACTTGCCCTTGGAGGTGCAATTCGTCCTGCAAGGATGCCTGTTGCTGTCTCATCTGGATATAGCTCTATGCCAAAACAGCCGAACATCCCCACACAAGGGCCTTTAGTAAATGGTTCATCTTCAACTATACATCACGCACCTGGCCCCTCAAATGCTGCATCTGCCCATTTAGGCAGTCATAACCTTCATGCTGCTGCCATGCTTTCAGCTGTTGGACGCGGTGGACCTGGGCTTGTTCCCAGTTCATTACTGCCTTTTGATGTTTCGGTTGTACTTCGTGGGCCATACTGGATACGCATTATATATCGCAAGAAATTTTCTGTTGACATGCGCTGCTTTGCTGGGGATCAGGTTTGGCTCCAGCCAGCTACTCCTCCTAAAGGTGGACCTTCAGTTGGTGGATCGTTGCCAtgcccacagttccggcctttcaTAATGGAACATGTTGCTCAGGGTCTAAATGCTCTTGAACCCAACTTCATGAATGCTACACAGGCTAGTGGACACTTAAATAACAATGCAGGAGTTCCACAAACTGCTCCTAGTGCAAATCGTTTAAATGCTACCCCTGGTGTTTCTATGGTCAGGCCAACATCTGGTGTTGCTAACCATGTAGCAGCCAGTTTGAGTCGAGCAGGAAATGCCATGTTGGCTTCTTCGGCTCTTGCTTCTGGTATTAGTGGAACTTCTGTGCGACTTACTGCTGGAGCTGGTCTCCCTGTTCACATGAAAGGTGAACTAAACACAGCTTTCATAGGACTGGGGGATGACGGTGGATATGGTGGTGGCTGGGTTCCTTTGGCAGCTCTTAAAAAGGTGCTGAGAGGGATCCTAAAGTACCTAGGAGTTCTATGGTTGTTTGCACAATTGCCTGAACTTTTGAAAGAAATACTAGGATCAATCTTAAAGGACAATGAAGGTGCTCTCTTGAATTTGGATCAAGAGCAGCCTGCACTCCGGTTCTATGTCGG AGGATATGTATTTGCAGTAAGTGTACATCGGGTTCAACTGCTTCTACAAGTTTTGAGTGTGAAAAGATTTCACcaccagcaacagcagcagcaggctcaaAGCAATGCTCAGGAAGAGCTAGCAGCAGTTGAAATCAATGAAATATGTGACTACTTTAGCAGACGTGTTGCCTCCGAACCATATGATGCTTCTAGAGTTGCTTCTTTTATCACTTTGCTTACATTACCAATTTTGGTTCTGCGCGAGTTTTTAAAGCTGATTACATGGAAGAAAGGTCTTTCCCCGGTTCATGGGGACATTGCTACTGCACAGAGGGCTCGCATCGAGCTTTGTTTGGAGAATCACTCAGGATCAGCTTCGTCTGATAACACCGAGAACAGCAGTTTAGCCAAGAGTAATATTCATCATGATAGAGCCCACAGTTCAGTAGAATTTGCCCTGACATTTGTACTTGACCATGCTCTTATTCCTCACATGAATGTAGCTGGAGGAGCTGCCTGGCTTCCATATTGTGTATCTGTGAAACTTCGCTATTCTTTTGGGGACAACAATCATATAGCTTTCCTTGCTATGAATGGGAGCCATGGTGGGAGAGCCTGCTGGTTGCAGTTTGAGGAGTGGGAAAGATGTAAGCAGAAGGTTTCAAGAGCTGTGGAAACTGTGAATGGGTCTGGTGTAGCTGGAGAGGTAGGCCAAGGAAGGCTGCGAATGGTTGCAGAGATGATCCAAAAGCAGCTTCAACTCTGTCTACAACAGCTAAGAGATGACCCACTTTCTGCAGGCTCGACTGCATCATGA